In the genome of Raphanus sativus cultivar WK10039 unplaced genomic scaffold, ASM80110v3 Scaffold0317, whole genome shotgun sequence, the window ATCATGCGTAAGACTCGGGTCACCGAAATTAGCCCATTTTCGATTTATTTTTCCCTGCCCGGCCCTATGAACCCGAGCCCATGGACCCTTTAAAAACCCCCAATGGGCATGCTCTAATGTCTAAAAACGAGACGAGACAAAACGGCCTAAGCGTGGCGCAATAGCCGCTCCTAGTTTATGTCCCCTCATTTATTCCTCCATTACAAACCAcaacatttattttctttgcttCTTGGATTAATATAAACGTCAACTTAGATTTATATTCTTTCTGTTTCATAGTACAAGatgtttttgaaaaagtttttaTGTTTCAACTTGTATTTTGGTATATCAATACTTATTTTATCTTTACTAATATTAGTTACCCAATAATATTTTTCTGCATTGTTTATGATTGGTTAActtattttcaatttatatgaatgataataagattttttaaaaaagattttaatttttgtgcaTTCAAACAAAACATCTTATGGAATAGATGGAATAGATGGagtagattttaaaattataaatttgatgttacaaaatattaatattacattcATGTTTAAGTCCACTTCTATTCAGCTGGCTcttttaaataaactaaatagGATTTGTctacaaattttaatattttaattttatgttaatttaaaaatcttagATGAAACTAAATCTTTAAATGTAAGGTCTCAGTAAACACCTAAAACTATGATTAACTCCGGTCTTTTAACTGAGATTATTAGTTTTGGTTAAGAGacggtttttattttttcttagattttaactaaaaaaatctaAGAATTGTCTTTTAAATAAGAGATAAAAACCGTTTTTAGtcgaaaaacataaaaaataaaattaaaaattaaaaaatgttaaatcatgAATTAAAAATTTCGGAGCTAAAAGACCGGGGTTAATCATGTCTTAAGATTCATGTCCGCAAAACAACAAAAGCAGAAACAATGAAAAAACATGCAAATTTGCTTGAGATTtattactatataaaatatatctcTTATTTATTTCACATAATAATTATTACTCTTTTTTGacaactaataaatattatttttattcacaGTTTATTTGTTATGAAAGTGtgtttaaaatctgaaaatttatCATAAGAAGTTATTTTCTTAGTAATAACTAGATATGTATTATTTCATTAAGCAATCTATATAATGTATGGTTTTTGGAAATATATCAAAGtaaaatgataattatttaatagtatatttactttagtattttcattaataaatggaaaataaaaattatataccaaCACTATAGCGAAAACAAGATAAGATATATCAATAACAAAACCTTAGGTACATATGTCTAAAATTAGTTTCCTTGTAATTTACTGattattcatttaattatttaactagatatgaaaattatataagttttataaaacataatattttatcctaaattactttataatttatgtattgaggatctaaactaaaatataaatgttgatATATCCTTCTTAtcacaataaatatatttaaaattttatgataaataataataattgtagATATTATCACActtattaaaattgtaaatacaCATTTTTGTAATACAAAATTGGTTCCTCTAGTCAAATACATGCACGTCatctttataaatttatattttaaaataatctattaAGAAATTTCTTAAAATGATTTGGTTGATATGTTATGTTTCTAGTAACAATCTGCGTGGTGACAACTCAGTTAGCAATTCAGTATCATTTATATGAGAGAGTAAAGTAAAGATATGTGGaattcaaaatttaacattaataaGCGaacgttttttattttagtCGAATAGTGATAATAATTAGATATAACTTTATTGTTACTCAACTTTTAAATAGGAATTAACtgttttggttattttaatgttgaatattattatatttagtgATTGACTGTTTTAGTTGTTATTTTTGATATACTTACTTATTAGACAATGATGATATATCTACagcttgacaaaaaaaattctatctAAGCGGTTTAAAGTggattttatatcatttattccTCTGTTTCGGCACCCATTGACAATGACATAACCATAGCTTTAGCTCCACAAATATTTGTTTCTCTCACTTTCTCTTCATGCATGGCTTTTGAGATTTGAGAAACCTAATTCTCTATTATCTCCTCCTTTTTTCATGTGCTTTGGCATGGTTAGCTTCTTTTGGTGTGTGTTCATGTATTTTCCGATAATCTAAGACTTTTCCGGTATTCTTGTTGGGCCATCTTATTTTATGGATTATTGGGTCGCGGGTTTCTTGGTTTTGACGGCCGGTATTATTCTCCGTTCACGGCTCTGGTTTCGTCTAAGAAAATGGAAAacgagagatggagaagaagaagaacaagagaaagagaCGAAGAAGGCTATGATTCCGAAGGGAAGCTTAGGATGGCCGGTGATCGGAGAAACCCTAGCCTTTATTGCTTGTGGATATTCTTCTCGGCCTGTTACCTTCATGGACAAACGAAAGTCTTTGTAAGTCTTTTACTATCAATCCCTTTGACCAGATTTTCTTAAAgcattttttcttacaaatcCTTTAATTAAAAAAGATTATGAATTAAAAATCAACACgatttctaaaagaaaattgtttcaCATCCTCAAAACTTTCTTCAATTTCTAACCCTTTAATTATATCTGCTGGCAACAAAAAATCAGTGTGTGTTATCTGCGTTATTAATCTAGTGATTTCGTTTTGTTTATTGGATTACTTGGAAAAGAAACGTTTTGATAGACAATAGTACACGTCCACATCTACATATACAGcagtttttataaataaataaattaaaaaccaaatgaCTTAttgcagtcaaccaagtaaATGCTAACTTAAAATGCTTCATTCTGAATTTAGTCTAGTGAAGCCTCTCCCCTATTTGTATTCTTATTAGTCAATATTCAAATATGCACCAATTTATTGTAATTTAATCGAAAACTAAAACACCCAATTAACTCCAATTACAATCAATTTATCTCATTTCTAGGCAAAGAAAAAAGTTTCAGGGGATCATATAGTGATAAtgaatttgtaatttgtttatATACGAATTACTCTTTGGGGTGcgaatatataaattaaaaattttgcaCATAACATAATTTGAATGATTATAAAAGACTGACAAAACCAACCTGTCTTCATCTTCTTGGCCATATACAGCAGCAAAATAGTTTTAGCAGAggatcttgtttcttttttatgatTGAGTTCACTTCATTTCATGTGTCATCTTTatctcttctgttttttttttgtcaaactatctcttctgttttatatattattttcctgTGTTATTATTATAACATATGTGTTGTTTTTTTGAACTTCTAACATATgtgttgttattattataatatattacaaacTAAACATCGTTGTTGTGCTATTCTGCGCTATTCATTATTACTTTCTGCatactaataaaatttcaaagataTGTTCTCTTGTTAGCTTCTGAGAAATCTTATCAAGAAAATTATAGGTTTTTATATCCATTCTATATCTCAACAagtaactaaaatttaataattttttgtctTTAATTAGCGTAAAATTTTCATATCAAATGATTTACCTTTTTTGAAATGTGGGAAGAGGAtgcattttctttttattggttaaactagtaATATCATGTGGGTAATTCTTACGGAAATCCTTCTACATGTAAACCATCCAGGTACGGGAATGTGTTCAAGACGAACATAATAGGGACACCAATCATAATATCGACCGATGCAGAGGTTAACAAAGTGGTGCTCCAAAACCATGGCAACACATTCGTCCCTGCATACCCTAAGTCAATCACTGAACTACTTGGAGAAAACTCTATTCTCAGCATCAATGGACCTCATCAAAAGAGGCTACACACGCTCATTGGCGCATTCTTTAGATCTCCTCACCTCAAGGAGAGGATTACTCGAGACATTGAGGCCTCGGTAGGTCTAACTTTAGCTTCTTGGTCTCACCTTCCCGTGGTTCATGTCCAAGACGAGACCAAAAAGGTATTGTTATAAGAACCCATAATATTTGTTTGAAACTCATGTAACATGTTATATTTGTCTGAATTTAAGTATGCTTTTAACATCTTGATCTCgcaatgtttttatttttttgtagatGACGTTTGAGATATTAGTAAAACTGTTGATGAGTATATCACGTGGTGAAGATTTAGATATTCTCAAGCTTGAGTTCGAAGAATTCATCAAGGGTTTGATTTGCATCCCCATCAAATTCCCTGGAACTAGACTTTATAAATCCCTAAAGGTCTAAGCATATCAATGagtcataacttttttttgtttcatattcGCATGTAACTTgcaagtttttaatatatattctatgtTGCATTAATCGTGCAGGCGAAAGAGAGGCTGATAAAGATAGTTAAGAAGGTTGTGAAGGAGAGGCAAATGGctactacggatacggtgaggAAGACTTCTCCAGCGAATGACGCGGTGGATGTGCTATTAAGAGACGTTAGTGACGGTGGTAGTTCAGATACGCCATCTCAGCCTTTGGATTTCGTCAGCGGGAAGATCGTAGAGATGATGATACCCGGAGAGGAAACAATGCCAACGGCAATGACCTTGGCTGTCAAATTCCTAAGTGACAATCCCGTCGCTCTAGCCAAACTCGTGGTACGTATTAATATACAAACTTACACAGCACCCACACGTGTGTGTGTGTCTGTATGCAAACTGCCGACGTATGTGAACCATAGATTCGATTTTAGGGGATTTTAACGGCTGCGATTTAGTTGTAGAAGGGGTATTATGGTGTGGGGCAGGGAAAAGAGTTTTGACTTGTGTCCGTGTCACGTCACTATCGAAAGTCTTCTCGACTGGACACACGATTATACGCACGTGTGGAAAGGGATGAGACACGTGAGAGTATACTAACCGTaggattagaaaaaaaattggagtgGATGGCTGTCAGAAGAGGACGATTTGAGTTAACGCATGTCTGTACGAGTCGTGTCAAAACAGCGTTTGCGTCACCGAAAACGccttgttttcaaatttatcaTTAATGTTTCAATCAAAACGcgttatctaatattttttccttttcaatattttcagattttttttgttgttaaagatgttttagattattttttttggttaattttgtcGATGTGTCAAGCTTTTTTGATTAATTGAAAGGAGGAGAATATGGAGTTTAAGAGGCGTAAATTGGAGTCAGGAGAAGAATACAATTGGTCAGACTATATGTCTCTCTCTTTTACTCATAATGTGagtttcattaattaaaatacGTTACCTTTATAAATTACTACTACtgattatctatttttttttgttttgaacacATTTCtgattatctatttatttatagaaaagtaCTAAAGAAGTTGATCAAAAGGTTAATCTTCTTGTTTTCTAAGTTTTAAtttcttattgtttttttcGAAATACAAACAGGTGATAAATGAAACGCTGAGGATGGCTAATATCATTAACGGTGTGTGGAGGAAGGCTCTCAAAGATGTAGAAATTAAAGGTTAACTAGATTCAGTTACCATTATATAAAATCACcgattaattatttaaatttaattgaaatGAAATCAAAAGCAGTGGCATGCTTCTCCTATTTGAACTGAATCTATTTAGTGATAATACGCTGATTCTGATAACTAGGTATAAATTCTGGTGGGTGAATGGCAGGTTACTTAATACCAAAAGGATGGTGTGTATTGGCATCATTCATATCGGTTCACATGGATGAAGACATTTATGAGAATCCCTATCAATTCGATCCGTGGAGATGGGACGTACGTGACTATTTCCTCTCATTAATGTCGTTATAATGTagctataatttataaacatcgTGAGTTCGTTTAGTTCGACAAATGTCACGTACTAATGCTTATCTTCTTAACCAGAGAATTAATGGATCGGTAAACAGTAATGTTTGCTTCACACCCTTTGGTGGTGGACAAAGGCTATGTCCTGGTTTAGAACTATCGAAGCTCGAAATCTCCATCTTTCTTCACCAACTCGTAACCCGATACAGGTAAACCGATAAATATCTTGAAATTTTCAAGTGTTCCGCAATAAATCCGTTCCACATGTAACTTTTGTGGGCTGTACTAGTAACATAGCCCATGTTTAAATACAGTAATGTGTACAACTGTATAAGTCGTGGACGACAAAAAGAGTTACGTTGGTATTCTTACCAAAACGTATTATCTATGTGTTTTGATGGATATACcagattactttttttttgcaactgacacattactatatattttgatgaaacTATTTATTTGTAATGATATACTTGTAGCTGGAGAGCCGAGGAAGACAAGATCGTGTCATTTCCAACAGTCAAGATGAAGCGGAGGCTTCCCATCCGAGTGGCTCCCGTCGAGAGAACCTCTCATATCCCAGTCGAAGATCATTAGATAACAGATTCTTGAAAAGAACGAAAGTGTTTAGGCAAAAGGAGGCAGATAagcaaacaaatatattttgtaaaatagcAAAGAAGAGAAGCAAACAATATTGGTGGGTAAGGCAGAAAGAGCCATACGTACAGCTAGTGATGGCTCAAAGATGAGGGATtctaattattttgtatattttgtcATGTCAAATTATAAGCGTTGGTTAGGTTGTCcctttctcttttatttatagTACTAAAGCCAAACGCAACTTGAGATATGTATGTATGGGTTGTATGTAAACTAATATGGTTCCTATGCATGTGTTCTAAGTTAATTATAGCTCTATCGAGTTTCTTGTTTTATGCTCTAGAATTTTTATCTGTATTCCGATTTCAATAATTTGTTATTGTCGGTTTGTCATGGTTACTGAAAATTGATTTCTATGATAACGAAGAAAATGCATGTTTTACTTCAACCGACGATGCAATACAATAATATAAGTATAGATATGTAGCAAGTATTATAAATCTAGTATGTGATACTAAAAGATATATAGTATGTGATATTAAAAGAGTATAATTTGGTGGGTGATGATGAGAATAGATTGAAATTTATTGCGGCCATAGTAAGGACAATGCCATGCACGAAAGACGAAACATGTCCATGGGGAATACACGTGCATGTGTGTACTTCGACCCACcttataattatttctattattatCAATTTGTGGAGTTTTCTTATGTCAACTTCGACATTgccaatttttatttatttgtttacttAGGAGTGGTTTTTATTAATCTACTTTATTGATGTTATGTTATAATTATTAACTAAACCTTATAATGTGTGAAAAAAGTCTTGTAGAGAGAAGTGAgagctagagagagaaaaaaaagaaaaaagaatcgCTTGTCTTCTTCGGCCGACGGTTGAGGCTCCCATAGCCACCGTCGGCCGGACTCCTTTCTCCATCTGTGTTGTTCTATCTGTATAGTATATATAGCTTCCGGCGATTCACCTTTTTCCCGTTGGTGGTGGTTCGGCTTAGTTTCTGGGAAGCGGTGGCTTCGGTAGCACCGGTTTCGCCGGCTTTTGTCTCCGGGAGGCGGTTCCCGCTCCGTCATCGTCGGCTATTATTAGGGTTTTCCGTTCGTTTTCTTCGATCTATGAATCTGAGGCTTATATGTACTCTGCCTCTCGATCTCTGTCTGGAGCTGCATGTTGTTATGTTGGCAACGGAGGATCAATCGTAGGCGTTTTAATCTAATGAAGATTTCATAGATCCGTCATGTTCCAACAGCTCGGAAGGAGCAGTGTTGGAGTTAGTTGAAGGATGTTATCCCGTATATGAATCCGCCGCCGACGGCGAGACGTCGTGCCGCTGTTTCTGAAGCCGGAGGAAGAAGGGTGTCTCTCGTCTAGACGCGTGGCGgcttgcttgacgtgtggtcgTACACGTGGGAAGGAAAGGCGGTCTTGTTCTAAAAATGGGCTCGGTTGGGCTTTGTCATTTAGACCATTGGTTTGGTTCTCTGTTAGTGGGCTTGCGGGTGGCCTTTTAAGACCTGTAGTCTATGTCCTGCTTTGTTGGGCCTTATGTTTTGTAAAATTAGTTTGTACTCCTTTGGCCTTTGGccttttattataatatattaagatggcaaaaaaaaagttatgttatAATTATTCAAATGTAATTATAAGCAAGTTaatgattaaattatttttatactctcatcgtttcataatacttgatgttttagaaggataattttgtttcaaattagttgaagttttgagattttaaggttactttaactttattggaaactgttcagccaattagatttcacagtcttttttattattggttaattgattttaaaattatatctttaaaatattttttattaaaaaatacaattttcttaatctttgtgaaCTATgataaaacatcaagtattatgaaacggagggagtattttttTGGAGACGGGATAATGGAGAAGACATCAAACTAAATTGTTATCTTAAAGCCACTTGAAACGTCTTAAGTGGTAAGAAAATGCACGGGTTTTAtggtaattaattatttgatctaAAAAGTTTTTGGGATCACATCACGGTTATATAAAAAACACTCTCTGAAAATGCTTTATAAAACttacatagaaaaaaaaacatgacaaCTCGTCAATACAATATAGTAATATCTGAATAATTACCCTCGAAAGGAAGATATATCGAGAAGCATGTGTTCTGAATTGTTGGTAGGCCTAATATATATGACGTAAATGCCCAAAGTTAGCCTACAATGGCCCATAATTGTCCACTTTATTTCCAATTTCacactaaaatattttggacTTTATAACTTATGTTGATGGACCAAGAATTCAAGTTAGAAacttctatttataattttatatttctgttGGTTTAACCGTCTAAATCGAgatagaaacttttttttggtcaacaagaTGGAAACTTTTTTATTTCGTTCTGCTAAATAGAAATATAgctattacaaaaataaacttttCCATTGAAACAGTAAAAATGAGGATGGAGTTAAGATTATGCATAATTAACCAATATAGCAAAATGATTTAAGAAATTGAAATTTCGATTAGAACACACGGACATACAATATCTTGAGCAATTCTTTCGATGTTTTCCATCGGCAGCAGTATTACAGTACATGACAAACATAATACTACTGTAAATAAAAGAACACTTTAAATATACATGTCCTTGTAATGTTTGGGTGAAAAATACTTAAGAATTTTCTGTCtataattttaattgtaaagaaatctttattttaaactaaattctTCTACAGTCAAAGTCAATATCTGGATGACTATGTTCAGATGATG includes:
- the LOC108849049 gene encoding 3-epi-6-deoxocathasterone 23-monooxygenase CYP90C1 produces the protein MDYWVAGFLVLTAGIILRSRLWFRLRKWKTRDGEEEEQEKETKKAMIPKGSLGWPVIGETLAFIACGYSSRPVTFMDKRKSLYGNVFKTNIIGTPIIISTDAEVNKVVLQNHGNTFVPAYPKSITELLGENSILSINGPHQKRLHTLIGAFFRSPHLKERITRDIEASVGLTLASWSHLPVVHVQDETKKMTFEILVKLLMSISRGEDLDILKLEFEEFIKGLICIPIKFPGTRLYKSLKAKERLIKIVKKVVKERQMATTDTVRKTSPANDAVDVLLRDVSDGGSSDTPSQPLDFVSGKIVEMMIPGEETMPTAMTLAVKFLSDNPVALAKLVEENMEFKRRKLESGEEYNWSDYMSLSFTHNVINETLRMANIINGVWRKALKDVEIKGYLIPKGWCVLASFISVHMDEDIYENPYQFDPWRWDRINGSVNSNVCFTPFGGGQRLCPGLELSKLEISIFLHQLVTRYSWRAEEDKIVSFPTVKMKRRLPIRVAPVERTSHIPVEDH